A single genomic interval of Mycobacterium sp. DL592 harbors:
- a CDS encoding glycerophosphoryl diester phosphodiesterase membrane domain-containing protein: MTTPPHGPGVPPQGWPGQPVFPAPAYPQAAPPGYPPPGYPPPGYPPPGYLPPGYGALPAMALKPGVIPLRPLSLSDIFNGAVGYIRANPKATLGLTTVVVVITQILALLLQMGPLAYAGQLGTDGGELSTPMLVGSFASTIAGGIATGLSAILLSGMLTVVVGRAVFGSTITVGEAWQRVRGRLLALIGLSALEVIAAVVLIGAVALAILGVSVAANTGVAVLLGIPLVLALVAALLYLYTSLAFAPVAIVLERKSVMESISRSFALVRNHFWRVLGIRLLASLVAAVVAGAVAVPFSIAGQIVALSADSSGPFILATAIAAVGGAIGQIVTAPFTAGVVVLLYTDIRIRVEAFDLVLQTGATTSTVNVEAGDALWLTPAR, translated from the coding sequence GTGACCACACCACCCCACGGCCCTGGCGTTCCGCCGCAGGGCTGGCCAGGTCAACCGGTGTTCCCGGCGCCCGCCTACCCGCAGGCGGCACCTCCCGGCTACCCACCACCGGGCTATCCACCACCGGGCTACCCGCCACCGGGTTATCTGCCGCCGGGCTACGGTGCGCTACCCGCCATGGCACTCAAGCCGGGCGTCATCCCGCTGAGGCCGCTGTCGCTCAGCGACATCTTCAACGGCGCAGTCGGCTACATCCGCGCCAATCCCAAGGCGACCCTCGGCCTGACCACTGTCGTGGTCGTCATCACCCAGATCCTGGCGCTGCTGCTGCAGATGGGACCACTGGCCTACGCCGGGCAGCTCGGTACCGACGGCGGCGAGCTGTCCACCCCCATGCTGGTCGGCTCCTTCGCATCGACCATCGCCGGTGGTATCGCCACCGGTCTCTCGGCGATCCTGCTGTCCGGCATGCTCACGGTTGTGGTCGGCCGGGCGGTGTTCGGCTCGACCATCACCGTCGGTGAGGCCTGGCAACGAGTTCGCGGCCGACTGCTCGCGCTCATCGGTCTCAGTGCCCTGGAAGTCATTGCGGCAGTGGTGCTCATCGGTGCCGTCGCGCTTGCGATCCTGGGGGTGAGTGTCGCGGCCAACACCGGAGTCGCGGTGCTTCTTGGCATACCCCTGGTGCTGGCGCTCGTCGCGGCACTGCTCTACCTGTACACCTCGCTGGCCTTCGCGCCGGTGGCGATCGTGCTGGAGCGAAAGTCCGTCATGGAATCCATCAGCCGGTCATTCGCTCTGGTACGCAACCACTTCTGGCGCGTTCTGGGTATCCGCTTGCTGGCCTCGCTGGTGGCCGCGGTGGTCGCGGGAGCGGTTGCCGTCCCGTTCAGCATCGCCGGGCAGATCGTGGCCCTCAGCGCGGACAGTTCCGGGCCCTTCATCCTGGCCACCGCCATCGCCGCCGTCGGCGGCGCGATCGGGCAGATCGTCACCGCCCCGTTCACCGCCGGGGTGGTCGTGCTGCTCTACACCGACATCCGCATCCGCGTCGAGGCCTTCGACCTCGTCCTGCAGACCGGTGCCACCACGAGCACCGTCAACGTCGAAGCCGGCGACGCACTGTGGCTCACCCCGGCGCGCTGA
- a CDS encoding GatB/YqeY domain-containing protein, with protein MAELKDQLRSDLTDAMKAQDKLRTATLRMLLAAIQTEEVSGKAARELSDDDVLKVLARESRKRSEAAEIYTQNGRGELAAEEHAEARVIDEYLPTPLTEAEVADVVDTAIAQVAEEIGERPSIKQMGLVMKAATAIAAGKADGSRLSAAVKDRL; from the coding sequence ATGGCGGAGCTCAAAGACCAGCTGAGATCGGACCTCACTGACGCGATGAAGGCCCAGGACAAGTTGCGGACCGCGACGTTGCGGATGCTGCTTGCGGCGATTCAGACCGAGGAGGTGTCCGGCAAAGCGGCCCGAGAGCTGTCCGACGACGACGTCCTCAAGGTGCTCGCGCGCGAGTCGCGCAAGCGCAGCGAGGCCGCCGAGATCTACACCCAGAACGGCCGCGGCGAGCTGGCTGCCGAGGAGCACGCCGAAGCCCGCGTCATCGACGAGTACCTGCCCACCCCGCTGACCGAGGCCGAGGTCGCCGACGTAGTGGACACCGCGATCGCCCAGGTCGCCGAGGAGATCGGCGAACGCCCCTCGATCAAGCAGATGGGCCTGGTGATGAAGGCGGCCACCGCGATCGCGGCGGGCAAGGCGGACGGCTCGAGGCTCTCGGCGGCGGTCAAGGACCGGCTCTAG
- a CDS encoding LLM class F420-dependent oxidoreductase, whose product MTRFGYTLMTEQSGPKELVRYAISAEQAGFDFEVCSDHFSPWLVSQGHAPNAWTLLGAVAHATENVDLYTYVTCPTMRYHPAVVAQQAATLQILADGRFTLGLGAGENLNEHVVGRGWPAVQRRHDMLREAIVIIRQLLTGELVDYKGEYFQVDSARIWDVPEVPVTIGVAVSGARSLDAFATAGDHLIAVEPDGTLVDGWRSARQATGLPGGGRVIGQIPICWDPDRDAAIQRAHEQFRWFGAGWAVNADLPTPAGFAGATQFITPNDVADSIPCGPDLDAIVESVSAYWKAGFTDIALVQIGDDGQEEFLAKAAEPLLAALRDAAG is encoded by the coding sequence ATGACGCGCTTCGGATACACCCTCATGACCGAACAGAGCGGCCCCAAAGAGCTTGTCCGCTATGCGATTTCAGCTGAACAGGCCGGGTTCGACTTCGAGGTCTGCAGTGACCACTTCTCGCCGTGGTTGGTCTCCCAGGGCCACGCCCCGAACGCCTGGACCCTGCTCGGCGCGGTGGCCCACGCCACCGAGAACGTCGACCTCTACACCTATGTGACCTGCCCGACGATGCGCTATCACCCTGCCGTCGTCGCACAGCAGGCGGCGACCCTGCAGATACTCGCCGACGGGCGTTTCACGCTGGGACTCGGTGCCGGGGAGAACCTCAACGAGCATGTGGTCGGCCGCGGCTGGCCGGCGGTGCAGCGCCGCCACGACATGCTGCGCGAGGCCATCGTCATCATCCGGCAGCTGCTCACCGGCGAACTCGTCGACTACAAGGGTGAGTATTTCCAAGTGGATTCCGCGCGTATCTGGGACGTCCCGGAGGTGCCGGTGACCATCGGTGTCGCGGTATCCGGCGCGCGCTCGCTGGACGCCTTCGCCACTGCGGGCGATCACTTGATCGCCGTCGAACCCGACGGCACGCTCGTCGACGGCTGGCGCAGTGCTCGACAGGCGACCGGGTTGCCCGGCGGTGGACGGGTGATCGGGCAGATCCCGATCTGCTGGGACCCCGACCGAGATGCGGCGATCCAGCGGGCGCACGAGCAGTTCCGCTGGTTCGGCGCTGGCTGGGCCGTCAACGCTGATCTGCCCACGCCGGCCGGGTTCGCCGGTGCCACCCAGTTCATCACCCCGAACGACGTGGCCGACAGCATTCCGTGCGGACCGGATCTGGACGCCATCGTCGAGTCCGTCAGCGCCTACTGGAAGGCCGGATTCACCGACATCGCACTGGTCCAGATCGGTGACGACGGGCAAGAGGAGTTCCTCGCCAAGGCTGCCGAACCACTGCTGGCGGCCCTGCGCGACGCCGCGGGCTGA
- a CDS encoding HemK2/MTQ2 family protein methyltransferase, protein MTILFPDVQDSVAATTGVYAPQRDSRLLIEALTVAAEVPGCRVLDICTGSGVVAIAAAQLGAHSVTAVDISSRAVACAQANAERAGVTVDARLGDVIDAARSAPYDIIVSNPPYVPTGPDAHLEQIPQDAGPSTAWDAGPDGRMVLDPLCDAAPGLLADGGTMLIVQSELAGSGRTLRRLARGGLRAEIVMTQLIPFGPVLSARAHWMEQIGMIPVGRREEELVVIRAVKA, encoded by the coding sequence TTGACCATCCTCTTTCCCGACGTCCAGGATTCGGTTGCCGCGACGACGGGTGTCTATGCGCCCCAACGTGATTCGAGACTGCTCATCGAGGCGCTGACGGTCGCCGCAGAGGTGCCCGGATGCCGCGTACTCGATATCTGCACCGGAAGCGGGGTCGTGGCGATCGCCGCCGCCCAACTCGGCGCGCACAGTGTCACAGCAGTGGACATCAGCTCCCGCGCGGTCGCGTGTGCCCAAGCCAACGCCGAGCGTGCCGGTGTGACGGTCGACGCTCGGCTGGGCGACGTGATCGACGCAGCCCGATCCGCCCCGTACGACATCATCGTCTCCAACCCGCCTTATGTACCAACGGGTCCCGACGCACACCTCGAGCAGATCCCGCAGGACGCCGGGCCGTCGACCGCGTGGGACGCCGGCCCGGACGGCCGGATGGTGCTCGACCCGCTGTGCGATGCGGCGCCTGGGCTACTGGCCGACGGTGGCACGATGCTGATCGTGCAGTCCGAACTCGCCGGTTCCGGGCGCACCCTGCGACGCCTGGCGCGGGGCGGTCTGCGTGCTGAAATTGTTATGACGCAACTCATTCCGTTCGGCCCCGTGCTCAGCGCTAGGGCGCACTGGATGGAGCAGATCGGCATGATCCCGGTCGGCAGACGCGAGGAAGAACTCGTCGTGATCAGAGCGGTGAAAGCATGA
- a CDS encoding CDGSH iron-sulfur domain-containing protein, whose product MSETQPRVVRIVSSGPMMVQGPVRIELPDGTVVESDRFMVAICTCKRSKTYPLCDTSHRRRRRSDDATSADRLA is encoded by the coding sequence ATGAGCGAGACGCAGCCGCGTGTGGTCCGCATCGTGTCATCGGGACCCATGATGGTTCAGGGCCCGGTGCGGATCGAACTGCCGGACGGCACGGTCGTCGAATCAGATCGCTTCATGGTCGCCATCTGTACGTGCAAGCGCAGCAAGACATATCCGTTGTGCGACACCAGTCATCGACGTCGCCGCCGCAGCGACGACGCCACGTCAGCCGATCGGCTTGCGTAG
- a CDS encoding iron-containing redox enzyme family protein, whose product MAVLDLLTERAPRTHLNRVEASVGDSDPCGIDVQLSLYVCYELHYRGFTGVDNGWEWNPGLLHLRARLEETFLDAVSHDVGDIDSSDTAAAEMERLTVEPVDGFGPSYFLRDKGSWEQMQEYFVHRSLYHLKEGDPHAWAIPRLTGQAKAAFVAVEFDEFGGGRGDQVHQQLFADLMVAAGLDASYLGYIDAVPAESLAVVNLMSMFGLHRKHRGSAVGHFASTEITSSPGSRRLVEALERLGAPDTCVAFYREHVEADAVHEQVVRTDVVGDLVSREPELDRDVVFGIRAHEVVEHRLARHLMGSWTAGESSLRKPIG is encoded by the coding sequence ATGGCCGTTCTCGATCTGCTCACCGAGCGCGCGCCGCGCACGCACCTGAACCGCGTCGAGGCCTCCGTCGGCGATTCAGATCCCTGCGGCATCGATGTGCAGCTGAGCCTCTACGTCTGCTACGAGCTGCACTACCGCGGCTTCACCGGTGTCGACAACGGTTGGGAGTGGAACCCCGGCTTGCTGCACCTGAGGGCGCGCCTCGAGGAGACCTTCCTGGACGCGGTCAGCCACGACGTCGGCGATATCGACTCGAGTGACACCGCGGCAGCAGAGATGGAGCGCCTGACGGTCGAGCCTGTCGACGGATTCGGCCCGTCGTATTTTCTACGCGACAAGGGCAGCTGGGAGCAGATGCAGGAGTACTTCGTGCACCGCTCGCTGTATCACCTCAAGGAGGGCGATCCGCACGCGTGGGCCATCCCCCGGCTCACCGGTCAGGCCAAGGCCGCCTTCGTGGCCGTCGAGTTCGACGAGTTCGGTGGCGGCCGTGGTGATCAGGTTCACCAGCAGTTGTTCGCCGACCTGATGGTCGCCGCCGGGCTGGACGCCAGTTACCTCGGCTACATCGACGCGGTTCCCGCCGAGTCGTTGGCGGTGGTCAACCTGATGTCGATGTTCGGCCTGCATCGCAAGCATCGCGGAAGTGCCGTCGGACATTTCGCGTCCACCGAGATCACGTCGTCGCCGGGTTCACGCCGACTTGTCGAAGCACTCGAACGGCTCGGTGCTCCCGACACGTGTGTGGCGTTCTACCGGGAGCATGTCGAGGCTGACGCTGTGCATGAACAGGTGGTGCGCACCGATGTCGTCGGCGACCTGGTGAGCCGTGAGCCCGAGTTGGACCGCGACGTCGTGTTCGGGATCCGGGCGCACGAAGTGGTCGAGCATCGCCTGGCCCGTCACCTCATGGGGAGCTGGACCGCCGGTGAAAGCTCGCTACGCAAGCCGATCGGCTGA